A stretch of Imperialibacter roseus DNA encodes these proteins:
- a CDS encoding YceI family protein: METQTLTQWNLDTMHSELQFKVKHLVISTVTGSFKNFNVEVATEGDDFSTAQIKLTADVSSIDTGNEQRDGHLKSDDFFNAEKFPALTFESTGIKKVDEENFILSGNLTIRDITKPVDLNVVLGGIAVDPYGNTKAGFEVEGKVNRKEFDLKWNGVTEAGSVVVADVVKILGNIQVAKAQ; this comes from the coding sequence ATGGAAACACAAACTCTGACCCAATGGAACCTTGATACTATGCACTCTGAACTTCAGTTCAAGGTGAAGCACCTGGTTATTTCAACAGTGACCGGTTCATTCAAAAACTTCAATGTGGAGGTAGCCACAGAAGGCGACGATTTTTCAACAGCACAAATAAAGCTGACTGCCGATGTGAGCTCAATTGATACCGGCAATGAGCAAAGAGACGGACACCTCAAAAGCGACGACTTTTTTAATGCTGAGAAATTCCCTGCGTTGACTTTCGAAAGCACTGGCATCAAAAAAGTTGATGAGGAAAACTTTATTCTTTCAGGAAACCTTACAATCCGTGACATTACCAAGCCAGTAGACTTGAATGTGGTGCTCGGAGGTATAGCTGTTGACCCTTATGGCAACACTAAAGCGGGTTTTGAGGTAGAAGGGAAAGTGAACAGAAAGGAATTTGACCTTAAGTGGAATGGCGTTACCGAAGCTGGTAGCGTTGTGGTAGCCGATGTTGTTAAAATCCTGGGAAATATTCAGGTAGCAAAGGCACAGTAA
- a CDS encoding fasciclin domain-containing protein codes for MNRLVKIVLIFLIGVVLLFQSACRDKESPKETGNLWQAIEEAKELSIFENAIIVAGLQPLFEEQGPYTVFAPTNEAMLIFFEEFGFTEGLANLSPQDLQIVVLYHVVDDRLFLKNFDEELGYPTLFNGFEAFIARLNSDVSINGVSNVIVGDFEASNGVLHIVDHTFFIKASDGSIGIPGADGGGVGGNNPNRRGP; via the coding sequence GTGAATCGCCTGGTAAAAATTGTACTTATTTTTCTTATCGGAGTAGTCCTGCTATTCCAGAGTGCTTGCCGTGACAAAGAATCACCCAAAGAAACGGGCAATCTTTGGCAGGCAATAGAAGAAGCCAAGGAACTCAGTATTTTCGAAAACGCTATTATTGTTGCCGGACTCCAGCCACTATTCGAAGAACAGGGGCCATACACGGTTTTTGCGCCCACCAACGAGGCCATGCTGATTTTTTTTGAAGAATTTGGCTTTACAGAAGGTCTTGCCAACTTAAGCCCTCAGGATTTACAAATTGTAGTGCTGTATCATGTTGTTGATGACCGGTTATTTCTGAAAAACTTCGATGAAGAGCTTGGCTACCCGACATTATTCAATGGTTTTGAGGCTTTTATAGCACGATTGAATAGTGATGTGTCGATTAACGGAGTATCAAATGTTATCGTTGGCGATTTTGAAGCCTCAAACGGCGTTCTTCATATAGTTGATCACACCTTTTTTATTAAAGCTTCCGATGGTTCTATAGGCATACCCGGTGCCGATGGCGGGGGTGTGGGAGGAAATAACCCTAATCGCAGGGGCCCTTAA
- a CDS encoding tellurite resistance TerB family protein yields the protein MDVVDQLSVLVHLSRVDKYVAPSESKLIHYIGALNGLSKDQIETLIDHPKPMPTLEGVDEDDRLDYLLNIVQLMKVDGKVFTSEIEFCEKIALKLGYLPGVIAELSQFTYADPEISTSKKFLRQLAQKYLIKK from the coding sequence ATGGATGTTGTTGATCAACTAAGCGTTTTGGTTCATTTATCGAGGGTAGATAAATACGTAGCCCCGTCTGAATCAAAACTGATTCACTACATAGGCGCCCTCAATGGCTTGTCAAAGGATCAGATAGAAACGCTGATTGATCACCCAAAGCCAATGCCTACACTGGAGGGTGTTGATGAGGATGACAGGCTCGACTACCTCCTGAACATTGTGCAGTTAATGAAGGTAGATGGCAAAGTCTTCACCAGCGAAATCGAGTTTTGCGAAAAAATAGCTCTTAAACTTGGGTATCTGCCTGGTGTAATTGCCGAACTATCACAGTTTACTTATGCAGACCCGGAAATCAGCACAAGCAAAAAGTTCCTGAGACAACTGGCTCAGAAATACCTGATCAAGAAATAA